The Mangifera indica cultivar Alphonso chromosome 8, CATAS_Mindica_2.1, whole genome shotgun sequence genome has a window encoding:
- the LOC123222908 gene encoding acid phosphatase 1-like, translated as MQMAIANLFLITLVCTSLFIGLALADWNILNHRKKHGVGDGLKNYCESWRINVELNNIREFEVVPQECIDHIKKYMTSSQYKADSERAIEEVILYLSGCCNLEGDGKDAWIFDVDDTLFSTIPYFKKHGFGGEKLNATSLESWMKESKAPALKHTLKLYHEIKHRGIKIFLVSSRRETLRSCTVDNLIHVGYHGWTRLELRALDDECMKVQQYKSAVRQRLSDEGYRIWGVVGDQWSSFNGLPSAERTFKLPNSMYYLS; from the exons ATGCAAATGGCAATTGCAAACTTGTTCTTGATCACATTGGTATGCACAAGCCTCTTCATTGGCTTAGCACTTGCTGACTGGAACATTTTGAACCATAGAAAGAAGCATGGGGTGGGAGATGGCTTGAAAAACTACTGTGAAAGCTGGAGGATCAATGTTGAACTTAAcaacataagggagtttgaagTTGTGCCCCAAGAATGCATAGATCATATAAAGAAATACATGACTTCATCTCAGTACAAGGCTGACTCTGAGAGGGCCATTGAAGAGGTGATTCTCTATTTGAGCGGTTGCTGCAATTTGGAAGGTGATGGTAAAGATGCTTGGATATTTGATGTTGATGATACTCTTTTTTCTACCATTCCTTACTTCAAGAAACATGGTTTTGG GGGAGAGAAGCTGAATGCGACATCTTTGGAATCATGGATGAAAGAGAGCAAGGCACCGGCTCTTAAGCATACACTCAAGCTCTACCATGAGATCAAACATAGAGGGATAAAGATTTTCCTAGTCTCTTCAAGAAGGGAAACTCTAAGATCTTGCACTGTTGACAACCTCATCCATGTTGGATACCATGGATGGACTAGACTTGAATTAAG GGCCCTGGATGATGAATGCATGAAAGTGCAACAATACAAGTCTGCAGTGAGACAAAGATTGAGCGATGAAGGGTACCGCATCTGGGGCGTTGTTGGAGATCAATGGAGCAGTTTCAATGGACTCCCCAGTGCAGAAAGGACCTTCAAGCTACCAAACTCCATGTACTACCTATCATAA